The Pleurodeles waltl isolate 20211129_DDA chromosome 7, aPleWal1.hap1.20221129, whole genome shotgun sequence genome includes a region encoding these proteins:
- the LOC138246812 gene encoding taste receptor type 2 member 40-like, giving the protein MMLMGTTSNVFMAAVIAGQWTGSGHLPPPRNLLLLALGMINIPCQIFPAGQIFLCYLWGEVCNSVSVSITFYVLTPLLFISSFWFNTWLCLFYCIKIVNFSHPLFMRLKLGIDSFVSWSLLSSVLTALAISVPGIFYLEKSAPVNSTTTNVTVAEMVVNYRLWHALLMSIVGVLVPLVVIGISAVLILNSLYKHTRQMQRNHTGFTAGPSMDAHTRAAKTIFSLMVLYVLFDVALLFALTDDTGYAEISKFYVYVCGVTSYPFLNSVILINGNPKLKEVAMNFVCLHEA; this is encoded by the coding sequence ATGATGCTAATGGGAACCACCAGTAATGTCTTTATGGCAGCTGTGATTGCTGGTCAGTGGACTGGTAGTGGACACTTGCCCCCGCCACGCAATCTCCTGCTACTTGCCCTAGGCATGATAAATATCCCATGTCAGATTTTTCCAGCTGGACAAATCTTCCTCTGTTACCTATGGGGAGAGGTATGCAACAGTGTGAGTGTTTCAATAACCTTCTATGTCCTCACCCCATTGCTATTTATCTCAAGTTTCTGGTTCAACACTTGGCTCTGCCTCTTCTACTGCATCAAGATTGTCAACTTTTCACATCCCCTGTTCATGCGCCTTAAGCTTGGTATAGACAGCTTTGTTTCCTGGTCTCTCCTTTCATCTGTACTGACAGCTTTAGCCATCAGTGTCCCAGGAATCTTCTACCTTGAAAAGTCAGCACCAGTAAACTCCACCACAACCAATGTCACTGTTGCTGAAATGGTGGTGAACTACAGGCTTTGGCATGCACTCTTGATGTCTATTGTGGGAGTccttgtgccactggttgtgattgGAATCTCAGCTGTGCTGATCCTCAATTCGCTCTATAAGCACACCAGACAGATGCAGCGCAACCACACAGGCTTCACTGCGGGGCCGAGTATGGACGCCCACACCAGGGCAGCAAAAACTATTTTCTCACTGATGGTCCTATACGTCCTCTTTGATGTGGCATTGCTTTTTGCACTAACAGATGATACTGGTTATGCAGAGATTTCCAAATTCTATGTTTATGTGTGCGGGGTAACTTCATACCCCTTTCTTAACTCTGTGATCCTCATTAACGGGAACCCCAAGTTGAAGGAAGTGGCCATGAATTTTGTTTGCCTTCATGAAGCTTGA